A genome region from Aphelocoma coerulescens isolate FSJ_1873_10779 chromosome Z unlocalized genomic scaffold, UR_Acoe_1.0 ChrZ, whole genome shotgun sequence includes the following:
- the ATOSB gene encoding atos homolog protein B: MRHIHAETSLPPERSTDPSLSRPSGETPLEPSSQCCTHRSILMGYNETEIKRQKVYQVSIFSHLSSSSESTEQRAGTRPAVKRGYPEQRTPEGGRDPKRTHWGDRGVDGGPGQPSLDDDDTFEDGLLVEELSLCGSAQHFSHSGLRVVEHRCEGSPSHSPKASREDKSQDVSSSSSSSFSSSSSSSSWPRHIACSTLHMRDSCPVSSGDQPIDYGENGEPASGHNVLHLELHSIAQTTQLDPGGKREKPGSSPAHTRRASGEAEGPAMANGCREPPAPQTALSPEPSNLSSQEMTPCGSSQLSSTCPAKRKLLPAGEVMADSCSEDESLSPPARKKRVLPCHPVPTACRSTDAKGAPFWNHLLPAAKSSADCTAVGRRLKSGLRLKSRHLRTSLRRGTRSPTVPWATTTVSHALLGNFEESILKGRFAPSGRIEGFTAEIGASGSYCPQHVTLPVDVTYFDISEHSAPSPFLGVIDLEALGKKGYSVPKAGTIQVTLFNPNKTVVKMFLVTYDFQDMPANHMTFLRHRIFLVPVGEEEGSTVAPSDPLGTSPPRRVLCYLMHLRFHSSKSGKIYLHDDIRLLFSRKSIEVDSGIPYELKSFTEMPRHPCYSPRA; encoded by the exons TACCCCCAGAGCGCAGCACGGACCCCAGCCTGTCCCGGCCCAGCGGGGAGACACCCTTGGAGCCTTCCTCGCAGTGCTGCACCCACCGCAGCATCCTCATGGGCTACAACGAGACAGAAATCAAGCGCCAGAAGGTTTACCAGGTGTCCATCTTCTCCCATCTCTCCAGCTCCTCTGAGAGcacggagcagcgggcaggcacCCGGCCAGCTGTCAAGAGAGGATACCCCGAGCAGCGAACTCCGGAGGGGGGGCGAGATCCCAAACGAACTCACTGGGGTGACAGGGGGGTGGACgggggccctgggcagccttCCCTGGATGATGATGATACCTTTGAGGATGGTCTGCTGGTGGAGGAGCTCTCGCTCTGTGGCTCTGCCCAGCACTTCTCCCACAGTGGGCTGCGGGTGGTGGAGCACCGCTGTGAGGGCAGCCCTAGCCACAGCCCCAAGGCCAGCAGAGAAGACAAGTCACAAgatgtctcctcctcctcctcttcttccttttcctcctcctcctcctcgtcatcCTGGCCCCGGCACATTGCTTGCAGTACTTTGCACATGAGAGACAGTTGCCCTGTCTCATCAGGGGATCAGCCCATAGACTATGGAGAGAATGGGGAGCCAGCAAGTGGCCACAATGTACTTCACCTTGAATTGCACAGTATTGCACAAACAACCCAGttggaccctggtgggaagagAGAGAAGCCAGGGAGCAGCCCAGCTCACACCAGGAGGGCTAGTGGAGAAGCGGAAGGGCCAGCAATGGCCAATGGGTGCAGGGAGCCCCCCGCTCCGCAGACAGCGCTCAGCCCCGAGCCCAGCAACCTGAGCTCCCAGGAGATGACGCCCTGTGGGAGcagccagctcagcagcacctgCCCAGCCAAAAGGAAGTTGCTGCCTGCTGGCGAGGTTATGGCCGACTCCTGCTCTGAGGATGAGAGCCTGTCCCCACCAGCAAGGAAGAAGAGGGTCCTGCCATGCCATCCTGTGCCCACAGCCTGCCGCAGCACTGATGCCAAGGGAGCTCCGTTCTGGAATCACCTGCTTCCTGCAGCCAAG AGCTCTGCAGACTGCACTGCGGTTGGGAGGAGGCTGAAGAGTGGGCTGCGCCTCAAATC GCGACATCTCCGGACCAGCCTCCGGAGGGGCACCAGGTCTCCCACAGTGCCCTGGGCCACCACCACTGTCAGCCATGCTCTGCTGGGCAACTTTGAG GAGTCCATCCTGAAAGGGCGCTTTGCACCATCGGGGAGGATCGAGGGCTTCACAGCAGAGATCGGTGCCAGTGGCTCGTACTGTCCCCAGCATGTCACCCTGCCCGTCGATGTCACCTACTTCGACATCTCTGAACACAGCGCGCCCTCGCCTTTCCTG GGAGTGATTGACTTGGAGGCCTTGGGAAAGAAGGGTTACAGTGTCCCCAAAGCTGGAACCATCCAAGTG ACCTTATTTAACCCCAACAAGACTGTGGTGAAGATGTTCTTGGTGACGTATGACTTCCAGGACATGCCAGCCAACCACATGACCTTCCTACGCCATCGCATCTTCCTGGTGCccgtgggggaggaggaggggtcCACGGTGGCCCCCAGTGACCCACTGGGCACCAGCCCACCCCGCAGGGTCCTCTGCTACCTGATGCATCTAAG GTTTCACAGTTCCAAGTCGGGGAAGATCTACCTTCATGACGACATTCGGCTGCTTTTCTCCCGCAAGTCGATCGAAGTGGATTCGGGGATCCCCTATGAACTGAAGTCCTTCACAGAGATGCCCAGGCACCCCTGCTACTCACCCCGGGCCTGA